One genomic segment of Mycolicibacterium psychrotolerans includes these proteins:
- the rplV gene encoding 50S ribosomal protein L22, which yields MTTAIEYPSATAKARFVRVSASKARRVIDLVRGKGVEEALDILRWAPQAASEPVAKVIASAAANAQNNDGLDPSTLVVAAIYADEGPTAKRIRPRAQGRAYRIRKRTSHITVIVESRPPRNTGKQGASASAARARRAQASKAATSKGGSE from the coding sequence ATGACTACAGCGATTGAATACCCGTCCGCGACCGCGAAGGCGCGCTTCGTGCGTGTCTCGGCCAGCAAGGCCCGGCGCGTCATCGACCTGGTCCGGGGCAAGGGCGTCGAGGAAGCACTCGACATCCTGCGCTGGGCGCCGCAGGCCGCCAGCGAGCCGGTCGCCAAGGTGATCGCCAGCGCCGCAGCCAACGCGCAGAACAACGACGGCCTGGACCCGTCGACGCTCGTCGTCGCCGCGATCTACGCCGACGAGGGTCCGACCGCCAAGCGGATCCGGCCCCGCGCGCAGGGTCGTGCCTACCGGATCCGTAAGCGCACCAGCCACATCACTGTGATCGTCGAGAGCCGGCCGCCCAGGAACACGGGCAAGCAGGGTGCCTCGGCCAGCGCTGCACGCGCGCGTCGCGCCCAGGCCAGCAAGGCCGCTACATCGAAGGGAGGCTCGGAGTAG
- a CDS encoding carboxylesterase/lipase family protein translates to MTPATVLLRALCVLVAVALIAGCAGGRGESPPPPPADPALAQTAAGTLRGVVAEDHRLFAGIPYAAPPVGPLRFADPEPAEPWAGVRDATKFGPRCMQSLGGDLELGRQTDEDCLSLNVWTPPAASAQPRPVMVWIHGGAFVNGSGKIYDAGRLAARGDIVVVTINYRLGALGFLAHPALGPPGEVGNYGLADQQAALRWVRDNIAAFGGDPDRVTVAGESAGGMSVCDHLVAPGSRGLFSAAIIQSGPCQAQAALPVAQDRSVEYAAGRGCADPVEAAACLRALPADKLRDPAWFYNIGDDELTGPVTGTAALPRDPMGTIGGADAQRVPVLMGTTRDEFTLFVGMQYVREGVRYGPQDYPRLLADAFGRNAAAVAQRYPLTDYPSVPLAYSAAVTDGVFSCIGDRMARAITSSPVYFYEFNDRAAPAPESLRTLPFPVGASHSLELRYLFDVGGTPPLDPAQQKLSDEMIDYWSSFVKSASPNTDGRPQWDAFGDGNRVMSLQPDGSRMIDSFGDEHQCAFWAGLR, encoded by the coding sequence GTGACGCCCGCAACGGTTCTCCTGCGGGCGCTGTGCGTCCTGGTGGCCGTCGCGCTGATCGCCGGATGCGCTGGCGGCCGCGGCGAGTCGCCCCCGCCGCCACCGGCCGACCCGGCGCTGGCGCAGACCGCCGCGGGAACGCTGCGCGGCGTCGTCGCCGAGGACCATCGGCTTTTCGCCGGAATTCCTTATGCCGCACCGCCTGTCGGTCCGCTCAGGTTCGCCGATCCGGAGCCGGCCGAACCGTGGGCGGGCGTGCGCGACGCGACGAAGTTCGGACCGCGATGCATGCAGAGCCTCGGCGGGGACCTCGAACTCGGCCGCCAGACCGACGAGGACTGCCTGAGTCTCAACGTGTGGACGCCTCCGGCGGCCTCGGCGCAGCCACGCCCGGTGATGGTGTGGATCCACGGCGGAGCCTTCGTCAATGGCAGCGGCAAGATCTACGACGCCGGGAGGCTGGCGGCGCGCGGCGACATCGTCGTCGTCACCATCAACTACCGCCTCGGCGCGCTGGGCTTTCTGGCCCATCCGGCACTCGGGCCCCCCGGTGAGGTCGGCAACTACGGCCTGGCCGACCAGCAGGCGGCGCTGCGCTGGGTCCGCGACAACATCGCCGCGTTCGGGGGCGATCCCGACCGTGTGACGGTGGCGGGGGAGTCCGCGGGCGGCATGTCGGTGTGCGACCACCTCGTCGCGCCCGGCTCCCGCGGGCTGTTCTCCGCCGCGATCATCCAGAGCGGGCCGTGTCAGGCGCAGGCCGCACTGCCGGTCGCCCAGGACCGCTCCGTGGAGTACGCGGCGGGCCGCGGCTGCGCGGACCCGGTCGAGGCCGCCGCTTGTCTGCGAGCGTTGCCCGCCGACAAGCTGCGCGATCCGGCGTGGTTCTACAACATCGGCGACGACGAGCTCACCGGTCCGGTGACCGGCACGGCCGCGCTGCCCCGCGACCCGATGGGCACGATCGGCGGCGCCGACGCGCAGCGGGTGCCCGTACTGATGGGCACCACCCGCGACGAGTTCACGCTGTTCGTCGGTATGCAGTACGTGCGCGAGGGGGTCCGGTACGGCCCGCAGGACTACCCGCGGCTGCTGGCCGATGCCTTCGGCCGCAACGCGGCGGCGGTGGCCCAGCGCTATCCGCTGACCGACTATCCGAGCGTCCCGCTCGCCTACTCCGCTGCCGTCACCGACGGCGTGTTCTCGTGCATCGGGGACCGGATGGCGCGGGCGATCACCAGCAGTCCCGTCTACTTCTACGAGTTCAACGACCGGGCCGCGCCGGCGCCCGAGTCGCTGCGGACCCTGCCGTTCCCGGTCGGGGCCAGCCACTCCCTGGAACTGCGGTACCTGTTCGACGTCGGGGGAACGCCGCCCCTGGACCCGGCGCAGCAGAAACTGTCTGACGAGATGATCGACTACTGGTCGTCGTTCGTGAAGTCGGCGTCGCCGAACACCGACGGCCGGCCGCAGTGGGACGCGTTCGGCGACGGCAACCGGGTGATGTCCCTGCAGCCCGACGGCAGCCGGATGATCGACTCCTTCGGTGACGAACATCAGTGCGCGTTCTGGGCCGGGCTACGCTAG
- a CDS encoding TetR/AcrR family transcriptional regulator codes for MTAASGDPRPARSRARLLDAATALLRAGGPGAVTIDAVTRQANVARATLYRHFPSANDLVAAAFMSLIPPPPMPPDSGTLRERLIAVVGEWAASIAEAPTTLTAMAWLSLGPDIAAVPSAGQGGAQVRSLRERIAEQYSAPFDAVFDSPEAAEQLGPVDRPTAFALLIGPLAFGRLSTLIDFDYRTVAVAAVDGFLAVSAANSGPAGA; via the coding sequence ATGACGGCCGCCAGTGGCGACCCGAGGCCGGCCCGGTCCCGCGCCCGTCTGCTCGACGCGGCGACGGCGCTGCTGCGTGCCGGCGGTCCCGGCGCGGTGACCATCGACGCGGTCACCCGGCAGGCCAACGTCGCGCGCGCCACGCTCTACCGCCACTTCCCGAGCGCGAATGATCTTGTGGCAGCGGCATTCATGAGCCTGATCCCGCCGCCGCCGATGCCGCCGGATTCGGGCACCCTTCGCGAGCGGCTCATCGCGGTCGTGGGCGAGTGGGCCGCATCGATCGCCGAGGCCCCGACGACGCTGACCGCGATGGCCTGGCTGTCGCTCGGCCCCGACATCGCCGCGGTGCCGTCGGCGGGTCAGGGCGGCGCGCAGGTCCGGTCACTGAGGGAGCGGATCGCCGAACAGTATTCGGCACCCTTCGACGCGGTCTTCGACAGCCCGGAGGCCGCCGAGCAGCTCGGGCCGGTGGACCGGCCCACCGCGTTCGCTCTGCTGATCGGCCCGCTCGCCTTCGGCAGACTCAGCACGCTGATCGACTTCGACTACCGCACCGTCGCGGTCGCCGCGGTCGACGGCTTCCTCGCGGTCAGCGCAGCGAATAGCGGACCGGCAGGTGCTTGA
- the rplB gene encoding 50S ribosomal protein L2 gives MAIRKYKPTTPGRRGASVSDFAEITRDHPEKSLVRPLHGKGGRNAHGRITTRHKGGGHKRAYRVIDFRRHDKDGVDAKVAHIEYDPNRTANIALLHYLDGEKRYIIAPQGLKQGAVIESGANADIKPGNNLPLRNIPAGTVIHAVELRPGGGAKLARSAGVSIQLLGKEGTYASLRMPSGEIRRVDVRCRATVGEVGNAEQANINWGKAGRMRWKGKRPTVRGVVMNPVDHPHGGGEGKTSGGRHPVSPWGKPEGRTRKPNKASDKLIVRRRRTGKKR, from the coding sequence ATGGCAATTCGCAAGTACAAGCCGACGACCCCCGGTCGCCGCGGTGCCAGCGTCTCCGACTTCGCCGAGATCACTCGCGACCATCCGGAGAAGTCGCTGGTCCGTCCGCTGCACGGCAAGGGTGGCCGTAACGCCCACGGCCGCATCACCACTCGGCACAAGGGCGGCGGCCACAAGCGCGCCTACCGGGTGATCGACTTCCGTCGCCACGACAAGGACGGCGTCGACGCCAAGGTCGCGCACATCGAGTACGACCCGAACCGCACGGCGAACATCGCGCTGCTGCACTACCTGGACGGCGAGAAGCGCTACATCATCGCGCCGCAGGGTCTCAAGCAGGGTGCGGTGATCGAGTCGGGCGCCAACGCCGACATCAAGCCGGGCAACAACCTGCCGCTGCGCAACATCCCCGCAGGCACCGTGATCCACGCCGTGGAGCTGCGGCCCGGCGGCGGCGCCAAACTGGCCCGCTCGGCCGGCGTCAGCATCCAGCTGCTGGGCAAGGAGGGCACCTACGCCTCCCTGCGTATGCCCAGCGGTGAGATCCGCCGCGTCGACGTGCGCTGCCGCGCCACGGTCGGCGAGGTCGGCAACGCCGAGCAGGCCAACATCAACTGGGGCAAGGCCGGCCGCATGCGGTGGAAGGGCAAGCGCCCCACCGTCCGTGGTGTCGTGATGAACCCGGTCGACCACCCGCACGGCGGTGGTGAGGGCAAGACCTCCGGCGGTCGCCATCCGGTGAGCCCGTGGGGCAAGCCCGAGGGCCGCACTCGCAAGCCGAACAAGGCGAGCGACAAGCTCATCGTCCGTCGCCGGCGCACCGGCAAGAAGCGCTAG
- the rpsS gene encoding 30S ribosomal protein S19: MPRSLKKGPFVDDHLLKKVDVQNEKNTKQVIKTWSRRSTIIPDFIGHTFAVHDGRKHVPVFVTESMVGHKLGEFAPTRTFKGHIKDDRKSKRR; the protein is encoded by the coding sequence ATGCCACGCAGCCTCAAGAAGGGCCCGTTCGTCGACGACCATCTGCTCAAGAAGGTCGACGTGCAGAACGAGAAGAACACCAAGCAGGTCATCAAGACCTGGTCGCGCCGGTCCACCATCATCCCGGACTTCATCGGCCACACGTTCGCCGTCCACGACGGTCGCAAGCATGTGCCGGTGTTCGTCACCGAGTCGATGGTCGGCCACAAGCTGGGCGAGTTCGCGCCCACCCGCACCTTCAAGGGTCACATCAAGGACGACCGGAAGTCCAAGAGGCGGTAA
- the rplD gene encoding 50S ribosomal protein L4, whose amino-acid sequence MTVKIDVLTPAGKKDGSVELPAELFDVEPNIALMHQVVTAQLAAKRQGTHATKTRGEVSGGGKKPYRQKGTGRARQGSTRAPQFTGGGVVHGPQPRDYSQRTPKKMIAAALRSALSDRARNERIHAVTELVEGQTPSTKSAKSFLATLTDRKQVLVVIGRADQTSALSVRNLPGVHVISPDQLNTYDVLKADDVVFSVEALNAYIAGAQKTEKSEVSA is encoded by the coding sequence ATGACTGTGAAAATTGATGTGCTGACACCGGCAGGCAAGAAGGACGGCTCGGTCGAGCTGCCCGCCGAGCTGTTCGATGTCGAGCCCAACATCGCGCTGATGCACCAGGTGGTTACCGCGCAGCTCGCGGCCAAGCGCCAGGGCACGCACGCGACCAAGACCCGCGGCGAGGTCTCCGGCGGCGGCAAGAAGCCGTACCGGCAGAAGGGCACCGGCCGCGCCCGTCAGGGCTCGACGCGTGCGCCGCAGTTCACCGGCGGTGGCGTCGTGCACGGCCCGCAGCCCCGCGACTACAGCCAGCGCACGCCGAAGAAGATGATCGCCGCCGCGCTGCGCAGTGCGCTGTCGGACCGGGCGCGCAACGAGCGCATCCACGCGGTCACCGAGCTGGTCGAGGGCCAGACGCCGTCGACCAAGAGCGCCAAGTCGTTCCTGGCCACGCTGACCGATCGCAAGCAGGTGCTGGTGGTCATCGGCCGCGCCGACCAGACCAGCGCGCTGAGCGTGCGCAATCTGCCTGGCGTGCATGTGATCTCGCCGGACCAGTTGAACACCTACGACGTGCTCAAGGCCGACGACGTGGTGTTCAGCGTCGAGGCGCTCAACGCCTACATCGCCGGCGCGCAGAAGACCGAGAAGAGTGAGGTGTCGGCCTGA
- the rpsC gene encoding 30S ribosomal protein S3 produces the protein MGQKINPHGFRLGITTEWKSRWFADKQYADYIKEDVAIRKLLATGLERAGIADVEIERTRDRVRVDIHTARPGIVIGRRGTEADRIRADLEKLTRKQVQLNILEVKNPESVAQLVAQGVAEQLSNRVAFRRAMRKAIQSAMRQPNVKGIRVQCSGRLGGAEMSRSEFYREGRVPLHTLRADIDYGLYEAKTTFGRIGVKVWIYKGDIVGGKRELTAAAPAGADRPRRERPSGTRPRRSGASGTTATSTDAGRAATESPAEAPAVAEATVGTEAAAGASAPENTES, from the coding sequence GTGGGCCAGAAGATCAATCCGCACGGCTTCCGGCTCGGCATCACCACCGAGTGGAAGTCGCGGTGGTTCGCCGACAAGCAGTACGCCGACTACATCAAGGAAGATGTGGCGATCCGCAAGCTGCTGGCCACGGGCCTCGAGCGCGCCGGCATCGCCGACGTCGAGATCGAGCGCACGCGCGACCGCGTCCGGGTGGACATCCACACCGCGCGGCCGGGCATCGTGATCGGCCGTCGCGGCACCGAGGCCGACCGCATCCGCGCCGACCTGGAGAAGCTGACCAGGAAGCAGGTCCAGCTCAACATCCTCGAGGTCAAGAACCCCGAGTCGGTGGCCCAGCTGGTCGCCCAGGGTGTGGCCGAGCAGCTGAGCAACCGCGTGGCGTTCCGCCGCGCGATGCGCAAGGCGATCCAGTCGGCGATGCGCCAGCCCAACGTCAAGGGCATCCGGGTGCAGTGCTCGGGCCGCCTCGGCGGTGCCGAGATGAGCCGCTCGGAGTTCTACCGCGAAGGTCGGGTGCCGCTGCACACGCTGCGCGCCGACATCGATTACGGGCTGTACGAGGCCAAGACCACCTTCGGCCGGATCGGTGTGAAGGTGTGGATCTACAAGGGCGACATCGTGGGTGGCAAGCGTGAGCTGACCGCCGCGGCTCCGGCCGGTGCCGATCGGCCCCGCCGCGAGCGTCCGTCGGGCACCCGTCCGCGCCGCAGCGGCGCGTCGGGCACCACGGCGACGAGCACCGACGCCGGTAGAGCTGCCACGGAAAGCCCAGCAGAAGCACCCGCTGTCGCCGAGGCCACCGTTGGCACCGAGGCCGCTGCCGGCGCATCCGCGCCGGAGAACACGGAGAGCTAG
- the rplP gene encoding 50S ribosomal protein L16, with the protein MLIPRKVKHRKQHHPRQRGIASGGTTVSFGDYGIQALEHAYITNRQIESARIAINRHIKRGGKVWINIFPDRPLTKKPAETRMGSGKGSPEWWVANVKPGRVLFELSYPDEQVARAALTRAIHKLPIKARIVTREETF; encoded by the coding sequence ATGTTGATTCCCCGCAAGGTCAAGCACCGCAAGCAGCACCACCCGAGGCAGCGCGGCATCGCCAGCGGCGGCACCACGGTGAGCTTCGGTGACTACGGCATCCAGGCTCTGGAGCACGCCTACATCACCAACCGGCAGATCGAGTCCGCTCGTATCGCCATCAACCGGCACATCAAGCGTGGCGGCAAGGTGTGGATCAACATCTTCCCGGACCGTCCGCTGACCAAGAAGCCCGCCGAGACCCGGATGGGTTCGGGTAAGGGCTCGCCGGAGTGGTGGGTGGCCAACGTCAAGCCCGGCCGGGTGCTGTTCGAGCTGAGCTACCCCGACGAACAGGTCGCGCGAGCTGCACTCACTCGAGCCATCCACAAGCTGCCGATCAAGGCTCGCATCGTCACCAGAGAGGAGACCTTCTGA
- a CDS encoding cytochrome P450 has product MTPRTMDDAAKALADPTAYADDARLHAALTHLRANEPVAWVDNPPYRPFWAITKHADIMAIERANDLFLSEPRPLLSTAAADDYMAAQMEAGMGIRTLIHMDDPHHRKVRAIGADWFRPKAMRDLKVRVDELAKRYVDRMRDIGPECDFVTDIAVNFPLYVILSLLGLPEEDFGRMHSLTQEMFGGDDDEYQRGVSPEDQMAVLLDFFAYFSTLTASRRENPTDDLASAIANGKIDGEPMSDIDTASYYVIVASAGHDTTKDAISGGLLALIENQDELARLRDNLDLMPTAVEEMIRWTTPVKEFMRTAAEDTTVRGVPIAKGESVYLAYVSGNRDEEIFDEPFRFDIARDPNRHVSFGYGVHFCLGAALARMEMNSIFTELVPRLESIELAGEPELAATTFVGGLKHLPVRYSLR; this is encoded by the coding sequence ATGACCCCACGCACGATGGACGACGCCGCCAAAGCCCTGGCCGACCCCACGGCATACGCCGACGACGCCCGGTTGCACGCAGCGCTCACCCATCTGCGGGCCAACGAGCCCGTCGCGTGGGTGGACAACCCGCCCTACCGTCCGTTCTGGGCGATCACCAAGCACGCCGACATCATGGCCATCGAACGCGCCAACGACCTGTTCCTGTCCGAGCCGCGCCCGCTGCTGTCGACCGCTGCCGCCGACGACTACATGGCCGCCCAGATGGAGGCCGGCATGGGTATCCGCACGCTGATCCACATGGACGATCCACACCACCGCAAAGTGCGCGCGATCGGCGCCGACTGGTTCCGGCCCAAGGCCATGCGCGACCTCAAGGTGAGAGTCGACGAGCTGGCCAAGCGGTACGTGGACCGGATGCGCGACATCGGGCCCGAATGCGACTTCGTCACCGACATCGCGGTCAATTTTCCGCTCTACGTGATTCTTTCGCTGCTCGGCCTGCCGGAGGAGGACTTCGGCCGGATGCACTCGCTGACCCAGGAGATGTTCGGTGGCGACGACGACGAGTACCAGCGCGGCGTCAGCCCGGAGGACCAGATGGCGGTGCTGCTGGACTTTTTCGCCTACTTCTCCACGCTGACCGCGTCGCGCCGCGAGAACCCGACCGACGACCTGGCCTCGGCGATCGCCAACGGCAAGATCGACGGCGAGCCGATGTCGGACATCGACACCGCGTCGTACTACGTGATCGTCGCCAGCGCCGGCCACGACACCACCAAGGACGCGATCTCCGGCGGTCTGCTCGCCCTGATCGAGAACCAGGACGAGCTGGCCCGGCTGCGGGACAACCTCGACCTGATGCCGACCGCGGTCGAGGAGATGATCCGCTGGACGACCCCGGTCAAGGAGTTCATGCGCACCGCGGCCGAGGACACCACGGTGCGCGGGGTGCCCATCGCCAAGGGCGAGTCCGTGTACCTGGCGTATGTGTCGGGCAACCGCGACGAGGAGATCTTCGACGAACCATTCCGATTCGACATCGCCCGCGACCCCAACCGGCACGTGTCCTTCGGCTACGGCGTGCACTTCTGCCTCGGCGCGGCCCTGGCCCGGATGGAGATGAACAGCATCTTCACCGAGTTGGTTCCGCGGCTCGAGTCGATCGAACTGGCCGGCGAGCCCGAACTGGCCGCCACGACGTTCGTCGGCGGACTCAAGCACCTGCCGGTCCGCTATTCGCTGCGCTGA
- the rplW gene encoding 50S ribosomal protein L23, which translates to MATVTDPRDIILSPVISEKSYGLIEDNVYTFVVHPDSNKTQIKIAVEKIFKVKVASVNTANRQGKRKRTRTGYGKRKDTKRAIVTLAAGSKPIDLFGAPA; encoded by the coding sequence ATGGCTACCGTGACCGATCCCCGCGACATCATCTTGTCCCCGGTGATCTCGGAGAAGTCCTACGGGCTCATCGAGGACAACGTGTACACGTTCGTCGTGCACCCGGACTCGAACAAGACGCAGATCAAGATCGCCGTCGAGAAGATCTTCAAGGTCAAGGTCGCGTCGGTGAACACGGCCAACCGGCAGGGCAAGCGCAAGCGCACCCGCACCGGCTACGGCAAGCGCAAGGACACCAAGCGCGCCATCGTGACGCTGGCTGCGGGAAGCAAGCCCATCGACCTGTTCGGAGCGCCAGCGTGA
- the rpsJ gene encoding 30S ribosomal protein S10 → MAGQKIRIRLKAYDHEAIDASARKIVETVTRTGASVVGPVPLPTEKNVYCVIRSPHKYKDSREHFEMRTHKRLIDILDPTPKTVDALMRIDLPASVDVNIQ, encoded by the coding sequence GTGGCGGGACAAAAGATCCGCATCAGGCTCAAGGCCTACGACCATGAGGCGATCGACGCCTCTGCGCGCAAGATCGTCGAGACGGTCACCCGGACGGGCGCGAGTGTGGTCGGCCCGGTGCCGCTGCCGACCGAGAAGAACGTGTACTGCGTCATCCGCTCCCCGCACAAGTACAAGGACTCGCGGGAGCACTTCGAGATGCGTACCCACAAGCGGCTGATCGACATTCTCGACCCGACGCCGAAGACCGTTGACGCCCTGATGCGCATCGATCTGCCTGCCAGCGTCGACGTCAACATCCAGTAG
- a CDS encoding MFS transporter — protein sequence MADTLTQSDQDIDAGIARLSPRARRWLLAVASIDVLMVISSMVALNAALPDIAVQTSATQSQLTWIVDGYTLALACLLLPAGALGDRYGRRGALLLGLVIFALASAAPILFDSPTQLIAARAAAGAGAAFIMPATLSLLTAAFPKAERNKAVGIWAGVAGSGAIFGFLGTGVLLQHFSWQSIFVAFAAAALAMFALTCTIGSSRDQTATPIDWLGAALIGTAIAVFVLGVVEAPARGWTDPLVIDTLAGGVVLAGLFTVVQQRRRHPLLDVRLFRRPDFATGAVGITVLFLANFGFFFIAMQFMQLVLGYTALQTAFALSPLAVPVLILGATMHLYLPKVGLRLSVTVGLLLIAAGLFCMRFVEADATFLDLMWPMLIIATGIGLSTAPTTSAIMNAAPDEKQGVASAVNDATREVGAALGIAVAGSTLAASYRDSLTPQLTGFGEQIRHTATDSLASALALAEHLGPQGGPLADVARSAFLHATDQALLVLSILLVVAAVFVAAWAPGRDGRQLFRR from the coding sequence ATGGCCGACACCCTCACGCAGTCAGATCAGGATATCGACGCCGGGATCGCCCGCCTGTCCCCGCGCGCACGGCGTTGGCTGCTGGCCGTCGCGAGCATCGACGTACTGATGGTCATCTCGTCGATGGTCGCGCTCAACGCCGCCCTGCCCGACATCGCGGTCCAGACGTCGGCGACCCAGAGCCAACTCACCTGGATCGTGGACGGCTACACCCTGGCGCTGGCGTGCCTGCTGTTGCCCGCCGGCGCCCTCGGCGACCGCTACGGACGGCGCGGGGCGCTGCTGCTGGGGCTGGTGATCTTCGCGCTGGCCTCGGCGGCCCCGATCCTGTTCGACAGTCCGACTCAGCTCATCGCCGCCCGCGCCGCGGCAGGCGCCGGCGCGGCGTTCATCATGCCTGCGACACTGTCGCTGCTCACCGCCGCGTTCCCGAAGGCCGAGCGCAACAAGGCCGTGGGCATCTGGGCCGGCGTCGCGGGGTCGGGTGCGATCTTCGGATTCCTCGGCACAGGTGTTCTGTTGCAGCATTTCTCGTGGCAGTCGATCTTCGTCGCGTTCGCCGCGGCGGCGCTGGCGATGTTCGCGCTCACCTGCACCATCGGCAGCTCGCGCGACCAGACCGCCACCCCGATCGATTGGCTGGGCGCCGCGCTGATCGGCACCGCGATCGCGGTGTTCGTGCTCGGCGTCGTCGAGGCGCCGGCCCGCGGCTGGACTGATCCGCTGGTAATCGACACCCTGGCCGGCGGCGTGGTGCTGGCCGGCTTGTTCACCGTGGTGCAGCAGCGGCGGCGCCATCCCCTGCTCGACGTACGGCTGTTCCGCAGGCCGGACTTCGCGACCGGCGCTGTCGGAATCACGGTCCTGTTCCTCGCGAACTTCGGGTTCTTCTTCATCGCGATGCAGTTCATGCAGCTCGTGTTGGGCTACACCGCGCTGCAGACCGCCTTCGCGCTCTCACCGCTGGCGGTCCCGGTGCTGATCCTCGGCGCCACCATGCACCTGTACCTGCCGAAGGTGGGTCTGCGGCTGTCGGTCACCGTCGGTCTGCTGCTGATCGCCGCCGGACTGTTCTGCATGCGCTTCGTCGAGGCGGACGCCACGTTCCTCGACCTGATGTGGCCGATGCTGATCATCGCCACTGGCATCGGATTGTCCACCGCACCAACGACTTCAGCGATCATGAACGCGGCGCCCGACGAGAAGCAGGGCGTCGCGTCGGCGGTCAACGACGCCACCCGAGAGGTGGGCGCCGCGCTCGGCATCGCGGTGGCCGGCTCGACCCTCGCCGCGTCCTACCGTGACTCCCTGACCCCGCAGCTGACCGGTTTCGGTGAGCAGATCCGCCACACCGCCACCGATTCGCTCGCCTCGGCGCTGGCGCTGGCCGAGCACCTGGGTCCACAGGGCGGGCCACTGGCCGACGTCGCCCGGTCGGCGTTCCTGCACGCCACCGATCAGGCGCTGCTGGTCCTGTCGATCCTGCTGGTCGTCGCAGCCGTCTTCGTCGCCGCGTGGGCGCCGGGCCGCGACGGCAGGCAGCTGTTCAGGCGATGA
- the rplC gene encoding 50S ribosomal protein L3, giving the protein MARKGILGTKLGMTQVFDENNKVVPVTVVKAGPNVVTRIRTQERDGYSAVQLAYGEISPRKVTKPVTGQFAAAGINPRRHLAELRLDDETAAAEYEVGQELTAEIFADGAYVDVTGTSKGKGFAGTMKRHGFKGQGASHGAQAVHRRPGSIGGCATPGRVFKGTRMSGRMGSDRVTTQNLKVHKVDAENGVLLIKGAVPGRNGGLVVVRSAIKRGEKA; this is encoded by the coding sequence ATGGCTAGAAAAGGCATTCTGGGCACCAAGCTGGGCATGACGCAGGTGTTCGACGAGAACAACAAGGTCGTGCCGGTGACGGTCGTCAAGGCCGGGCCCAACGTCGTGACGCGCATCCGCACCCAGGAGCGCGACGGCTACAGCGCCGTGCAGCTCGCCTACGGCGAGATCAGCCCCCGCAAGGTCACCAAGCCGGTGACGGGCCAGTTCGCCGCCGCCGGCATCAACCCGCGCCGGCACCTCGCCGAGCTGCGGCTCGACGACGAGACCGCTGCCGCGGAGTACGAGGTGGGTCAGGAACTGACCGCCGAGATCTTCGCCGACGGCGCCTACGTCGACGTGACCGGCACCAGCAAGGGCAAGGGTTTCGCGGGAACCATGAAGCGCCACGGCTTCAAGGGCCAGGGCGCCAGCCACGGTGCACAGGCCGTGCACCGTCGGCCGGGCTCGATCGGTGGCTGCGCCACCCCGGGCCGCGTGTTCAAGGGCACGCGCATGTCGGGCCGGATGGGTAGCGACCGCGTCACCACGCAGAACCTGAAGGTGCACAAGGTCGACGCCGAGAACGGCGTGCTGTTGATCAAGGGCGCCGTCCCCGGGCGCAACGGTGGACTCGTGGTTGTCCGCAGCGCAATCAAGCGAGGCGAGAAGGCATGA